A portion of the Gaiellales bacterium genome contains these proteins:
- a CDS encoding HEAT repeat domain-containing protein, giving the protein MSRRRARFAALLERADDARLREAAAAAARSEAAARDLALEADRAWPRLSQAERDLLGYHVRAAGVGLALERATHSLLPPRRARAGTAIGELRLAEAAPRLAEMLSDRNRWAGIAAARALGRIGSPFAAQALLEALEEGLVPEQRLVEALGGAWAEEPLLLAFRAPRTVALRVPLADALGRTSSPAAADVLAAAMPAASVDLRVRIVRALARLGRPEPVRAAMSDPHGRVRAQAAWALGRLGDEQASELLEAALSDSAPWVRANSAAALRRLAATP; this is encoded by the coding sequence TTGAGCCGGCGACGGGCGCGCTTCGCGGCGCTGCTCGAGCGAGCCGACGACGCGCGGCTGCGCGAGGCCGCCGCCGCGGCGGCCCGCTCCGAGGCGGCCGCCCGCGACCTGGCCCTCGAGGCGGATCGCGCCTGGCCGCGGCTGAGCCAGGCCGAGCGCGACCTGCTCGGATACCACGTGCGGGCGGCCGGCGTCGGACTGGCGCTCGAGCGGGCTACGCACTCGCTGCTGCCTCCCCGCCGCGCCCGCGCGGGGACGGCGATCGGGGAGCTGCGCCTGGCCGAGGCCGCTCCGCGGCTGGCCGAGATGCTTTCCGACCGCAACCGCTGGGCGGGCATCGCCGCGGCGAGGGCGCTCGGCCGGATCGGCTCGCCGTTCGCGGCGCAGGCGTTGCTCGAGGCGCTGGAGGAGGGCCTCGTGCCCGAGCAGCGGCTGGTCGAGGCGCTCGGCGGGGCCTGGGCGGAGGAGCCGCTCCTGCTCGCGTTTCGGGCGCCGCGCACCGTCGCGCTGCGCGTGCCGCTGGCGGACGCGCTCGGCCGTACGAGCTCGCCGGCGGCGGCGGATGTCCTCGCGGCCGCCATGCCGGCCGCGTCGGTCGACCTGCGCGTGCGGATCGTGCGCGCCCTGGCTCGGCTGGGCCGGCCCGAGCCGGTGCGCGCCGCGATGTCCGATCCGCACGGCCGGGTGCGGGCACAGGCCGCCTGGGCGCTCGGCCGGCTCGGCGACGAGCAGGCGTCCGAATTGCTCGAGGCGGCGCTCTCCGACAGCGCCCCATGGGTGCGCGCCAACTCCGCCGCCGCGCTGCGGCGCCTCGCGGCTACGCCGTGA
- a CDS encoding M67 family metallopeptidase, whose amino-acid sequence MVIPAAVRDEVVAHARAGLPNEACGILAGLDGRVERFFPAESDEPSPYYYRIESRDQIRIMNEIDEAGLDLIGIYHSHTSSPAFPSRTDAEQAFWPDAVYVIVSLASPDADVRGYRIRDMEVTEEELVTA is encoded by the coding sequence GTGGTGATCCCGGCGGCGGTGCGCGACGAGGTCGTCGCGCACGCGCGGGCGGGCCTGCCGAACGAGGCGTGCGGGATCCTGGCCGGGCTGGACGGCCGGGTCGAGCGGTTCTTCCCCGCCGAGTCGGACGAGCCGAGCCCCTACTACTACCGGATCGAGTCGCGCGACCAGATCCGGATCATGAACGAGATCGACGAGGCCGGGCTCGACCTGATCGGGATCTACCACTCGCACACGAGCTCGCCGGCGTTCCCGTCGCGCACCGACGCCGAGCAGGCGTTCTGGCCGGACGCCGTGTACGTGATCGTGTCGCTGGCGAGCCCCGACGCCGACGTGCGCGGCTACCGCATCCGTGACATGGAGGTCACGGAGGAGGAGCTCGTCACGGCGTAG
- a CDS encoding cysteine synthase family protein, protein MSCLETRRSAALTAVGNTPLVELPRMSPNPDVRIFAKLEEQNPTGSIKDRVALSMVETAEATGELEPGRRILEPTSGNTGIALAMIGTVKGYPVTAVMPESATPERIELLRMYGAEIVFSPGPLGSNGAVAMARSMAERDPSVFMPFQYANEANPAAHYCGTAVEILEQVPDGQVDAFVAGLGTGGTLMGCSRRLREANPDVMIVAAEPLQGDPVMGLRSLEDGYTPPILDIAELDRKLLVSNGEAVMALRKLLALEGVFAGVSAGAALAVARRVAGEMESGNVVCVFADGGSKYLSAGIYTKDSDQLEREMEERVWW, encoded by the coding sequence ATGAGCTGTCTCGAGACTCGCCGCAGCGCCGCTCTCACCGCCGTCGGCAACACACCGCTCGTCGAGCTGCCGCGGATGTCGCCGAACCCGGACGTGCGCATCTTCGCGAAGCTCGAGGAGCAGAACCCGACCGGCTCGATCAAGGACCGCGTGGCCCTGTCGATGGTCGAGACGGCCGAGGCCACGGGCGAGCTCGAGCCCGGCCGCCGCATCCTGGAGCCGACCAGCGGCAACACCGGCATCGCGCTCGCGATGATCGGCACCGTCAAGGGCTACCCGGTCACCGCCGTCATGCCCGAGTCGGCCACACCCGAGCGGATCGAGCTGCTGCGGATGTACGGCGCCGAGATCGTGTTCTCGCCGGGCCCGCTGGGCTCGAACGGCGCGGTCGCGATGGCCCGCTCGATGGCCGAGCGCGACCCTTCGGTGTTCATGCCGTTCCAGTACGCGAACGAGGCCAACCCGGCGGCCCACTACTGCGGCACCGCGGTCGAGATCCTCGAGCAGGTGCCGGACGGCCAGGTCGACGCGTTCGTCGCCGGCCTCGGCACGGGCGGCACGCTGATGGGCTGCTCGCGCCGGCTGCGCGAGGCCAACCCCGATGTCATGATCGTCGCCGCCGAGCCGCTCCAGGGCGACCCGGTGATGGGCCTTCGCAGCCTGGAGGACGGCTACACGCCGCCGATCCTCGACATCGCCGAGCTCGACCGCAAGCTGCTCGTCTCGAACGGCGAGGCCGTCATGGCCCTGCGCAAGCTGCTCGCCCTCGAGGGCGTCTTCGCCGGCGTGTCCGCCGGTGCCGCCCTGGCCGTCGCCCGCCGCGTCGCCGGCGAGATGGAGTCGGGCAACGTGGTCTGCGTCTTCGCCGACGGCGGCTCGAAGTACCTCTCGGCCGGCATCTACACGAAGGACTCGGACCAGCTCGAGCGCGAGATGGAGGAGCGCGTCTGGTGGTGA
- a CDS encoding MoaD/ThiS family protein: MSTVRMPPILRQAVGGAREVDASGGTVREVLDDLTGRFPAIRTHLFDDGGDLNRFVNVYVNNEDVRLGSGLDTAVAPDSTVIVLPAMAGGGGAPA; encoded by the coding sequence GTGAGCACCGTCCGCATGCCCCCCATCCTGCGCCAGGCCGTCGGCGGCGCCCGTGAGGTGGATGCCTCGGGCGGCACCGTTCGCGAGGTCCTCGACGACCTCACCGGGCGCTTCCCTGCCATCCGCACCCACCTCTTCGACGACGGCGGCGACCTCAACCGGTTCGTCAACGTCTACGTGAACAACGAGGACGTGCGGCTCGGCAGCGGCCTCGACACGGCCGTCGCGCCCGACTCGACGGTCATCGTGCTGCCGGCCATGGCCGGAGGAGGCGGAGCGCCGGCATGA
- the moeB gene encoding molybdopterin-synthase adenylyltransferase MoeB: MKPVVSAREYLAAVKQQIREETAHDAAARLETEPRPVVVDVRERDEYEQGFIPGAIHIARGNLESRVEANIPDRSTPVIIYCESGNRSAYAAKTLTELGYANVVSLAGGFSGWKDNGHEWKVPRTLDHAQFERYSRHVLIPEVGEEGQLRLLDSKVLLIGAGGLGSPAALYLAAAGVGTLGIIDADTVDTSNLQRQIVHTVDRVGTPKVDSAEIAIHGINPEVKVLKYDIRLTSENVLDVITGYDVIVDGTDNFPTRYLLNDASLVAGIPVVHGSIYQFEGSVTVYKPHDGPCYRCQYPEPPPPELAPSCAEGGVLGVLPGVIGTLQATEAVKLLLGIGEPLVGRQLRYDALSMEFVELKMHRDPDCPVCSKDPHEIEFIDYEQFCALPGRAVARTQEAVAS, from the coding sequence GTGAAGCCGGTGGTCTCGGCTCGCGAGTACTTGGCTGCGGTGAAGCAGCAGATCAGAGAGGAGACGGCGCACGACGCCGCCGCGCGGCTCGAAACCGAGCCCCGGCCGGTGGTCGTCGACGTGCGCGAGCGCGACGAATACGAGCAGGGCTTCATCCCTGGCGCGATCCACATCGCCCGCGGCAACCTCGAGTCGCGTGTCGAGGCGAACATCCCCGACCGAAGCACGCCCGTGATCATCTACTGCGAGTCGGGCAACCGCTCGGCCTACGCGGCGAAGACGCTCACGGAGCTCGGCTACGCCAACGTCGTCTCGCTGGCCGGCGGCTTCTCCGGCTGGAAGGACAACGGCCACGAGTGGAAGGTGCCGCGCACTCTCGACCACGCCCAGTTCGAGCGCTACAGCCGCCACGTCCTCATCCCCGAGGTCGGCGAGGAGGGGCAGCTCAGGCTGCTCGACTCCAAGGTGCTCCTGATCGGCGCGGGTGGGCTCGGCTCGCCGGCGGCGCTGTACCTGGCCGCGGCCGGCGTCGGCACGCTCGGCATCATCGACGCCGACACGGTCGACACGAGCAACCTCCAGCGCCAGATCGTGCACACGGTCGACCGGGTGGGGACGCCCAAGGTCGACTCCGCCGAGATCGCCATTCACGGGATCAACCCCGAGGTCAAGGTCTTGAAGTACGACATCCGGCTCACGTCCGAGAACGTGCTCGACGTGATCACGGGGTACGACGTGATCGTGGACGGCACCGACAACTTCCCGACCCGGTACCTGCTGAACGACGCCAGCCTCGTGGCCGGCATCCCGGTCGTGCACGGGTCGATCTACCAGTTCGAGGGCTCGGTGACGGTCTACAAGCCGCACGACGGCCCCTGCTACCGCTGCCAGTACCCGGAGCCGCCGCCGCCCGAGCTGGCGCCGTCGTGCGCCGAGGGCGGCGTGCTGGGCGTGCTCCCCGGCGTCATCGGGACGCTCCAGGCGACCGAGGCCGTGAAGCTCCTGCTGGGCATCGGCGAACCGCTGGTGGGCCGCCAGCTGCGCTACGACGCGCTGTCCATGGAGTTCGTGGAGCTGAAGATGCACCGCGATCCGGACTGCCCGGTCTGCAGCAAGGATCCCCACGAGATCGAGTTCATCGACTACGAGCAGTTCTGCGCCCTGCCCGGACGGGCCGTCGCGCGAACTCAGGAGGCCGTCGCTTCGTGA